The window AAGAGACGTGCTTACCTTTGGTTGGCGGAAACCATTTTTACTTTGGTACTCTTCTGCCAGGTAATTATTAATTCCCATTCATTTGTATTGCTTTGCTCACAATGTGTCCTCACAGATTCCGCTAACTGTTTCTCCTTTAGCCATATTAAATTAAGCCCCTCCCTCTCGTTATGAATATCACTGCACAGCTTGAAAATGACTACCTAGTAGCCACCTCATTTCAATTCTGTGTGGTGCTCAGAGCAAAtttttttcctcgtatctcaaatttctggcatgttgggacactcatatgtcaaggcatCACTGTATTTGGAATCATATCTGTCTTATTGCTGGGTTTGTCATACATAAATTATTGTAGCCTGTATAATTAGGCAAATACTAACAGAATTTAGGAGACTTAATAAGTATGTTTCCAGGTGGTGCTGGGCTTTGGCCGTCGACTTTTCTCTTCACTTTACCTGCCGGTCTTTTGGACCAAGCCAGCGCCTTGCACGCCTCTCAAAGACAACTGGGAACAGGAGGCCACGCTGTCCCTACGCAAGTCGCATGTCGAATCCTCAGAGGACGAGGGGGTGCTCGCCGCTGAGTCTGCGGGACCGGAGGATTCGCCCAGATTCTCACAAAGGTCAGCGTGgtaatatagtatagtattggaaataaataaactattcaaaatttttcaatttttattaaaaatcgTATCACTTTAACAAATAACTAGAATGTCAAACTATATAAAAATActgtactatactatactatactatactatactatactatactatactatactatactatactaataCTATACTATACCATACCATACTATTGATACACTATACTAAACTATACTATGCTATACTATACTATTATACtaatatttttagctttttcttttagttttttaaaatggttttcattataaaaGTACCAATTAAGTGATTGGATTCCGATTTTCTAACATTTTGTTGTTATCCAACAGGGTGAATTCCGCAGTAAGTGTGAAAATTACGTCCACTCCTCTCCGGTTATCCCCGGCGAGCGGCAACCGGAGTCCCTATCCGGATCCGTTTGACTGGTCGCCGTCTTACGAAGCCCGAGATCACTCCAACGTCCACTCGGGTGATTCTCCTACACACTGCACCCCTCCTCACAGCGGGCGTCTAGACTCCAATAGGGTCAGAAGTTCCTCGCGCCGAATCCGCTCTGACGACGGGGGCAACCAATCCGGTTTCGGCCCAAAAAATCTGCTGTGTCTCTTTGAGGACACGGTTGGGGAGGGACAATCGTGATGTGGAAAATACGAAAATAACTGTTTCAAGATAAGTTGATGTCCCGCATGAATGCACTGTTCTTCGCAAAATTGTATATGAAAATGCCAATGAGTTTATGACACTTTACAGCatggtttttgttattgtttcttGAGTGCAATTTGTTTGGAGATTGTTCCTGTTTGAAGATTTGCTTTTAAATACATGTTTGAACACAACTGTTGAGAACAACTGATTGCTGATTCGGGTGTAAAGTTGAATAAGGTGATTTCACCTCAAGTGTTTTTGTAACACTACACAAAACTAAACATGCTTTTTCTAGTGGGTGAGACCCTGAGCTTTATCTGTAGTGCTGTCCTATGCTAGACTAATGCATATtgatcattcaaaaaaaatataatacttaAATAAAATACCATTAAGCTGCCGACTCTAAGGaacaatgttaatatttttttattcattgacaATTTTGACTTCAACTAGGCAATTCCTTAACTTCAACAAAACTTGCAACAAATGAATGCTAGCTGTGATTTATTCGTTCATattacacattttagtaataacACAGCCATACTTTAATTTCTATTATAATTGCTATTCATTCTTCAAATCAAATGACGTTCACGAGAATGCTTTTAATCTGAAAGATGGACCTTTATACTGAAAATCACGGCACCAAAACTATTCCCGTGTTGACTTCCGATCAGAAGCGTAAGCTTGTTTTGATTAATTTACGCTATAAAAACGAGAATTGGCTTTACTGCCAGGTGGTTATCAGTGTACTACTAATTACTAGTAATTTAGTACACTGATAAGCACCTAGTTACTAAGTAATTACGTGTTTTATTAACTACAACAGAAAACACGAGTACTATAAGCTACTGTTAGCTCATGTTGCTAGGTATATTATTCCTATTTGGACTAAGTTATTTATTACAAGTTTAATTATGATGTTAATTAAGAACGTCTAACGAAAAAAAACTAGCATAAGTAACTAACAGTTGGCTTATGTTGCTATTTGTAGTAATGATGCATGTTTGAACTTTATGTTGTTCTCTTGCTATTGCAGTTTAAAAGGGACACTGTTGAATTTACAAGTTAAATACATCTGAATTGTCATTGTATTCGTTTTACTTTGTAGAATGGAGGACCCCAAACTGGACAGTTTGAATGCCCGTGTGACCCAGTTGTTGAATAAGGTGGTTCTGGAAGTTGTGGAAATGGTGAAAGAAACCGCAAAGGAAATCGTGTCCGAGTATTGCGAGAAAACTGTCAGCACACTGAAAGAAAATGAGAATCTCAGAAGAAGTTTGCTGGAAATACAAAGTCAGATCCTTCAAATTACTGACCTATTATCCTCAAGAGATGACATTTTTGTAATCAGTTTTTTCATTCACAGATATTCTGCACATCCGTGGTCTGTTTCCGACCCAGCCAGAAGCCTCGTTTCTTCATAATTCGAACCCCGACCCCGTCACATGGCCAAACTATGCTTCCTTCTCTCAACCAGAACGTGCTTCGGACCAGACGTCGGTACAACAATGCCACCGAGAACCAGAATACAAACGCGAGGAGATTCCGACCATCCAAACAACCCCAGAAAATACCCAAAACGTTAAAAGCGAACCACCTTGCTCAATATCTGCTCCAACATCACAAGAACAATACAATTTGAATCGTTCTACTTACCCCGACCTCGCCATCAACGGAGAATCGGCATCGATGGAAGCAACCAGGAGAGACGATGGCCACCCGTGCCCGGTGTGCGGAAAGACGTTTACCCGGGTGGGCTACCTGAAAATCCACCTGCGCTGTCACACGGGAGAGAAACCGTACGTTTGCTCGCAATGCGGCAAGAGTTTTAGTCAAGGCAGCgatttgaaaaaacacaaaatggtgcACACGGGCGAAAAACCATATTACTGCGACCGGTGCGGCAAGACTTTTAATCGGGCAGAGAATATGAAAAGACATCGCAAAGTTCATGATGGAAAGACTTGAAGGCAActtgttgcttttttatttttttatacgcCCCAAATgcttcccttattaatgattgcaattccgcTTATTTATGGATAATAAACCGTACAAATtcaacgcggcacatatttcCCTCACATAACGACAccaagacattaaaaaaaaagttttttccccaaaatattaaaaacttcATTAGGCAAAGCAGTGGAAGTCTCATGTTATTGAATGACAACATGGACATAACATCTTAACCCCTTGCAAATAGATTGGCATTCTATCCTTCAATAAGTCAAGGactttgcaaaatctaaaaatacccGACAAGTTTGTACACATCCCTATTCAGTTTGTCCTGTATTCTGTTACATTCTAATTccagaataaaaacaagacaatCTTGTGCTAATGCTTCACTGGAAGCGGAAGGACATTGCCACAAGGGTGAATACAAAGCTAATGTGCGATTAATTAACACTTGTACCATTGGGACTCTCGGcttggcagatttttttaaaggcagtAACACTATTACAGATGTAAAAGTGCCTGATAATTATCGAGTGAATATGTGGATGTATCCTcttataaataaacacattgcgCAAGGCCCAGGTGAGAATTGAACTCACGACTCCTGGTTTACGAGACCAGTGCTCTGGCCACTGAGCTACTAGGCCATGTTTTTGACAATTCCATAatcacaaaataaacatttaaattcaattttgacTGCTATGGCAAGAATTAAGGgctgttatatattttttctatatttaattAGAAAACTACATTATGACACAGCGGGACGATAAcctctttttttcattataaatgtaaatttaaaaaaatacaactaataATATCAGTtataaagaacaacaaaaagtaaACAATGTCTCTTAACATcgcattaaatatatatatttcttagtTAGAGATGAAGAGTGCTTTACTCTTTAAAATACATGCTAACAAAATGTTTTACTATTTACACGGAtgacaaaaaacataataaatttaaaataaattaataattaagctTTTTTGAATTCATGTGCGTTTATTTTCAACCCGGAAGTGGTTTCCACAACGCCTCGAGAGAGCAAACAATACTTTCGCTGTTTATGCAGGTGAGTCccaggaaaaatatttattttcgtaaaatcacaaaatatctaatttaatttgatttttttatggcgTAATAGTGTCCATATGTGCATATTTACAGTACGCAGTTTGTAGTGTATATTTTTACAGCTTGTTTTGAGGTCCTTGGAAAGTAACTCGCCCTTCTCACATAACATTCATTGTACGGTTAACGCTGAATGTTTACCATTAAACCCGTCTTTGCTAGtatattttgtgtgtatatgaaacaaaaaatattaatacgtTTGAAAAGTTTGAAATAAATTGTCGTTACAACCCGGAAAAGTGCCAGTTTCGATTCagtgtttccttttttaaaactaaaacggGTAGCAAAAGTACTCACAAcctgttttttaaagttaaataaGAATAACAATAAGTAAAAAAACTCTTAATCTCttattatttcaaatgtttacatGTTAAGAACAAGTGAAACCTCGTTTTGTCCAGtctttggtagtttttttttcttttgtaaaaaatgttACCTAAGTAGTGACTTGTGTTAAAGTACTAAACGTAGTAGGAGTAAGaataaggagagaaaaaaaagtactaatcTTGTACTAAAATGAAAGTGTAACTACCAGTGTTTGTAAACTAGTGATAAccaattgaggaaaaaaaaactttctacaaGTCACTGGTattgacgtctatcgccgtcaatgagCAAAAGTACTCACAAcctgttttttaaagttaaataaGAATAACAATAAGTAAAAAAACTCTTAATCTCttattatttcaaatgtttacatGTTAAGAACAAGTGAAACCTCGTTTTGTCCAGtctttggtagtttttttttcttttgtaaaaaatgttACCTAAGTAGTGACTTGTGTTAAAGTACTAAACGTAGTAGGAGTAAGaataaggagagaaaaaaaagtactaatcTTGTACTAAAATGAAAGTGTAACTACCAGTGTTTGTAAACTAGTGATAAccaattgaggaaaaaaaaactttctacaaGTCACTGGTattgacgtctatcgccgtcaatgactTAATTGCATCATAATGTTTTCCACAGGTTGGTCCTACGATGAAATGAAGATAGATGAGAAGGTTGTCTCATATTTTGAATCAAGCAGCTCACCTGTGGACAAAGAAGGGTATCTCTTTAAGAAGGTAACATGTTAATATGAATTCCTGAATTGCATTCAAATCATTTAATGGCCTTCCTTTTTTGTCATCTTCAGGGTGACATTAGGTCTTCCTACCACAAGCGTTGGTTTGTGTTGAAGGGTAACCTGCTCTTCTACAAGGACCACCCGGATGACCGCGACCTGGTCGGTGTCATCGTTCTGGACGGTTGCACCGTGCAGCTGTGCGAATCTGAAGAGCAGTTCGCCTTTTCGCTGGTGTGGAGCGAGCCAGAGGGACTGCGGCCGTACAAGTTTGCTGCCGAGGACCAGGCCGAGCAGGAGAGCTGGATCAAGGCGCTGCTTTCGGCCAATCACGGCTATTTGGCGTTGCTGGTGATGGACCTGGAGACCAAATACAAAGGTGAGTGTCAAACTAGTTAGTAAACAAGGAACACATTGGGAGGGGATATTTCgtttattatttcattcattttccacactgcttaccctcacaaaggtcgcggggggtgctggagacatcCCAGCCAACGATTgaaccctgaattagtggccagccaatcacagggctaaAGGAGATGGAGAACCAATCACGCGCACACGCATACTTGGGGGCAATTTTGGGTGTATCTTTTTATGTGTGGGAGAGAAACCCGAGTACCCCAAAAAAGTCCACGTAAAGCGAGACTAACCACTGCACGGATATttagttgttgtatttttttatgataaaaaaagatttattaattaatttttcgttttgttattttgatttgaatatgCAGAAAAATTGCATCTAAAATACGTTAATTGaagataaatacaaaaaaaaccctttcaattctaataaaaaaacaaagaaagaccATGCATAGaggttttcctgttttttctcctttctctatcaaaactaaatttgaaaatgtgactctttctttttgttattgtttaaatAGAAACATTAGCGGCATTGTTCAGTGACCCGGCCAACGGTGCTGCCAACCCAAATGCGCGATTTAACGTGCAGTCATCCGCGTCCACAGTTGGCCCAGCAAGACCTGCATTCACGGGTCTTGGCACAAATCCGCAGTTGACCCACCACCAAACGTTAGGCGCAACCGCTATCTCCGCCCCGAAACTCCAAACCCCGCCCATCGCCCTCAAATCCAACGTCAAGAGATCTCCCAAACTTTGGCCCAAGAGGACCGCCAATGTGTCGCCCATCAACGGCCCCCCGCCGCCCACCGGCGACTTGTCGGCGCTGCGTTTGTGGACCGACCGGGAAGACTTTAACAAACTACACCAGGATTTCGGAAAGGAAATTAAAGAACTGATCGCCGATTGGTCGAGAAGAGGCAGATCTGCCGAAGTGGCGCCGAAGAACAACTTGATAGATTTGAGCGGTTTTGAGTAAACTTGGTCCGATTTGAATTTCCAACAAgtcatttcaagcaaaaaacGAGCATCTAATGCTTAGTCTCATttaaaactacttttaaaaaaacatctatggATGAATTTGTTCACTTTTTCTTATGTCATAtgaccaattcatttgaagtgggaggggctaTCAGCTCAGCTTATTAAATATGTACGTAACTGTactgtatggaagatgaatgaatgaatacatataaGATGGAGGAACttgatattatttttcaaatgtattctaattttcttaaaattgcaatatatttgtttttattaattgttCTGCATGGATGAGTGGTTATCGCATCGGCCTGAcagtgggggacttgggttcaaatccaggttggtccacctatgtggagtttgcatgtttttctgtgtggattttctccgggtacacattccaaagacatgcatggtagactgattggtcactctaaattgcccctaggtaggagtgtgagcttgaatggttgtttttctcctcgtgccctgtgattggctggccaccagttcggggtgtgccccgcctcttgcccaaagttagctgggtttggctccagcaccccctgcaaccctagcagggataaagcggttcagaaaatgagatgaaattatTCTACATtgacattcatttgtttttctttttaggattttcacatttttggctgtatttttctattgtttttttacatttatttttaaattgatattaTATAAATACTATTGTCTGTTACTacaatgctttatttatttttgtcaaatttatttAAGGTATTAAGAGGTTAATCATGTTGACaaaaatggacgtccaatcatgtggcgaccaatcatccTTGTGCTGTAAATTGAAAAATGGTGCTTGCAGCTGGTAGACACAggaagggttggcagcaatCAAAACGATCAATTCATTCGTTAAACCCAGGAAACGAGTTAAAGATTTAGCAAGTCATGCCATTTTCAAAACCCAAATTAGTAGAGAAAGAGAGGGCGAGCTGGTGGCTATTTTGGTGTGTCCAGCTGTCCAAGTTTTATGGTCTTTCTGTCCCTCTGTTTTCACCTTCACGCTGGACTCCGCTAACCTTCAGCTAACCTTTCATTCCTTCTGATAAAACctgaacaaaaacacaatttaccaTCATGTCCAACCCATCTCGACATCTTTTTCCTCTCAGTGACTcccaagatttttttaaatcaagtttttCAGACTTTCCTTAACCGCATGATTGACAACCCCCAGTGGAGCTCCTATATGGAGTCAAGTGGTTGGTTTGGAAAGACTAAATTGAGCATGCCACCCAAATTAGTCCAACCCCAAGATTTACCCTTTAAGTCACAGGtgacaaagtggcggcccgtgggccaaatctggcccgccacgtcattttgtgcgggctgagaaagtaaatgagtgccaattttcagttttaagatcaaattcaaattaagattatagtatatatttcctgattatttcccattttttaaatcaataattgaacattttttatccaattttttctttagttgaaaaagcattttgtaaaatctaaaaataaatatatcaaaatattttctcttttccacTAATAAtgaatgtaattaaaaatatatattttttacttcttaCCAAGAAAAAAGTtctaataaacattgttttagatctattttttttaaaaaaatggttatttaagggttttgatccagttttttaaatacgattaaaaaaaaaaatcgatattattatatctaaaatggtccggctcacatgaaatcaagtttgAAACCCGAATTTGACACCCTTTCTTTAACTAATTTGCTGAAGTTATTTTTTATCCATCTCTCCCAGCTTTGATTAGCATTAGCCTCGTAGGACATGCTTGACATTTCTCAACGGCGTCCCTGGCGTTGACCCAAAGCCAACTGTTTTCAAATTTCACGGCTGTTTATAAATCCTTCTACTACTCATCTCCCCGACAGGTGATGAAACTCGGATATGCGACTCGCATTCGCCACTCAAAGACTTGGTATCGAGGGATTTTTGGGCTCCGAAGAAGTCAATCAGCGTGCTCTTGGTGGAATTCCTCTCATTCCGAGACTCCCGATGCCAATTTTGGAAAGGCCGGTCAGCCGATCGGGTCCCCGCCACCTCCTGGCCCCACCCCTTTTTCTCTTGCTTTCGCCCTTGGCGTGGTTTTGCTGCCAAACCTGATGGCGCGGCTAAAGTTAGTCCCACGCGGGCCTGTATAAAAGCCCCAAAGGGGTCAATCGCATCCATGTCAGTCACATCGGCTTGGCGCAGGCTTCTCTTCTTGACCAACTACGACCCGACAAACTTGAGAGATGGTGAGTTTggcaaaattatcaataatcgATGGAAGAATCCATCCATCAGtcccatttttatttcttaaatccCTTCCAATTTACCCATTCAATTTATTCAGCTAGGTTTTAAAAGCCTTAACCTTACATGCACCAAAttagaatgttttttcttcaatatttttattataatctTTCAAGAGCGTGTTTATTTGTAGTATTAGTGTTGCCCGTAACCTATTATGTGACtggcaataataaaaaaagaattaaataaaGATAACTGAATGTATGAATTGAATAGTCCATGatgggctttttttcttaataagaaagg is drawn from Stigmatopora nigra isolate UIUO_SnigA chromosome 18, RoL_Snig_1.1, whole genome shotgun sequence and contains these coding sequences:
- the LOC144211662 gene encoding uncharacterized protein LOC144211662, with the protein product MEDPKLDSLNARVTQLLNKVVLEVVEMVKETAKEIVSEYCEKTVSTLKENENLRRSLLEIQNILHIRGLFPTQPEASFLHNSNPDPVTWPNYASFSQPERASDQTSVQQCHREPEYKREEIPTIQTTPENTQNVKSEPPCSISAPTSQEQYNLNRSTYPDLAINGESASMEATRRDDGHPCPVCGKTFTRVGYLKIHLRCHTGEKPYVCSQCGKSFSQGSDLKKHKMVHTGEKPYYCDRCGKTFNRAENMKRHRKVHDGKT
- the LOC144211728 gene encoding sesquipedalian-1-like, translating into MKIDEKVVSYFESSSSPVDKEGYLFKKGDIRSSYHKRWFVLKGNLLFYKDHPDDRDLVGVIVLDGCTVQLCESEEQFAFSLVWSEPEGLRPYKFAAEDQAEQESWIKALLSANHGYLALLVMDLETKYKETLAALFSDPANGAANPNARFNVQSSASTVGPARPAFTGLGTNPQLTHHQTLGATAISAPKLQTPPIALKSNVKRSPKLWPKRTANVSPINGPPPPTGDLSALRLWTDREDFNKLHQDFGKEIKELIADWSRRGRSAEVAPKNNLIDLSGFE